Part of the bacterium genome is shown below.
GCTCTTACTGCATACGACTACTTTACCGCCAAATATCTCGATGAAGCCGGCGTTGACTTGATACTCGTCGGCGACTCCGTTGAGATGGTTCTTTACGGCTCCGAAACCACACTTACCGCCAGCATGGAGAAAATGCTTTACCACACCGAAGCGGTCGCCAAAGCGGTTAAAAGAGCGCTTGTTGTGGCTGACATGCCATTTCTTTCATACCAAACCTCAATAAGGGATGCAATAACTAACGCAGGCAGGTTTCTTAAAGCTGGCGCACAAGCCGTTAAACCCGAGGGTGGAGCGGAATTCGCGGAAACGATAAAGGCATTGGTAAATTCGGGAATACCTGTCCTCGCACACATAGGAATGCTTCCGCAATCTGTGCACAAACTTGGCGGATACACCACGCAGGGCGTCGAGGAGGCATCGGCAAAAAAACTGCTCGAGGACGCACACGCAGTAGAGGAAGCAGGCGCGTTCGCTGTAGTGCTGGAAAAGGTTGAAGAGAAAACGGCAAAAAAAATAACCGAAGAACTATCCATTCCCACAATAGGCATAGGTTCAGGACCCTACTGCGATGGTCAAATATTAGTCGTAAACGATATTCTCGGTCTTTTTGACAGATTCACGCCCCCCTTCGTCAAAAAATACGCTAACCTGAAAGAAGAAATAATCAAAGCCGCAAAAAAATTCGCGGAGGATGTTAGAGAAAAAAAGTTTCCCTAAATAATCTTCATT
Proteins encoded:
- the panB gene encoding 3-methyl-2-oxobutanoate hydroxymethyltransferase, which gives rise to MARDSKITVKTILKKKVEGVPIVALTAYDYFTAKYLDEAGVDLILVGDSVEMVLYGSETTLTASMEKMLYHTEAVAKAVKRALVVADMPFLSYQTSIRDAITNAGRFLKAGAQAVKPEGGAEFAETIKALVNSGIPVLAHIGMLPQSVHKLGGYTTQGVEEASAKKLLEDAHAVEEAGAFAVVLEKVEEKTAKKITEELSIPTIGIGSGPYCDGQILVVNDILGLFDRFTPPFVKKYANLKEEIIKAAKKFAEDVREKKFP